The Sphaerospermopsis torques-reginae ITEP-024 genome has a window encoding:
- a CDS encoding DNA methyltransferase, producing the protein MDNYQMKLEFNKTHHDACFSFDLNPRFGDIIDSNISSKQVKLPFAKDIIAGKNTYVYDAHTYHTKVPPQGIKPLIEYYTNPGDVVLDPFCGSGMTGVAATELGRKALLSDLSPAAAFIAYNLNTPIDADLYLNAINEILHRAASLEKRLYTTYCRDCGSPAKVLYTVWSYGLICQNCQQEFVFWEVGRDEKASVKESKIKKEVNCPHCNVLLKKRNLKRTKRYPVAVGYKCCGSRLKESCVPLNNFDCELINSIEKSPIPQNLWYPQNNIPEGVNTRQPIRAGIKTIDQCYTRRALYAISFLWHEASNWPDKEIRDKLLFTLTSLYQRITVFSEFRFWGGSGNTANFNVPTLMNEQNVFQVFKRKAQTISWYFREAAHIPRTVQISTQSACNLKQIPDKSVDYVFTDPPFGANINYSEMNLLWESWLQHWTNNTEEAIVNSVQGKGYPEYKNLLTKAFSEIKRVLKDGSWLTVAFHNSSEKAWIVMQEALADAGFKIQGTQIFDKKHGTFKMFVSDNAVGYDLIIHCQKSQSFKVIDQPIDKLINQAKEFIKEYLANGNFLIKDFLHVERQPEFDYRRLYSAWLAKTVQESLVSIDFATFKEIVAQQLEKK; encoded by the coding sequence ATGGATAACTATCAGATGAAGCTAGAGTTTAATAAAACTCATCACGATGCCTGTTTTAGCTTTGATTTGAATCCTCGCTTTGGAGATATAATTGATAGTAATATATCTTCTAAACAAGTAAAATTACCCTTTGCTAAAGATATTATTGCTGGAAAAAATACGTATGTTTATGATGCTCATACATACCATACTAAAGTTCCACCACAAGGAATTAAACCACTAATTGAGTATTATACAAATCCTGGTGATGTTGTTTTAGATCCATTTTGCGGTTCAGGGATGACAGGAGTAGCAGCAACAGAGTTAGGACGTAAAGCCCTATTATCAGATTTGTCTCCCGCAGCAGCGTTTATAGCTTATAACTTAAATACTCCAATAGATGCGGATTTATATCTAAATGCAATCAATGAGATTTTACATCGTGCGGCATCTTTGGAAAAGAGACTTTATACAACCTACTGTAGAGATTGTGGTTCACCAGCCAAAGTTTTATATACAGTTTGGAGCTACGGTTTAATATGCCAAAATTGTCAGCAAGAGTTTGTATTTTGGGAAGTTGGACGTGATGAAAAAGCATCAGTTAAAGAAAGCAAAATCAAAAAAGAAGTGAACTGTCCTCACTGTAATGTCTTGCTTAAAAAACGTAATCTCAAGCGCACAAAACGTTATCCTGTAGCAGTTGGTTATAAATGTTGTGGTAGTAGACTCAAAGAAAGTTGCGTACCTTTAAATAACTTTGATTGTGAATTAATTAACTCCATAGAAAAATCGCCAATACCTCAAAATTTATGGTATCCACAAAACAATATTCCTGAAGGAGTAAATACACGCCAACCAATTAGAGCAGGAATTAAAACGATTGATCAATGTTATACTCGTCGTGCTTTATATGCTATATCATTTCTCTGGCATGAAGCATCAAATTGGCCTGATAAAGAAATCAGAGATAAACTTTTATTCACACTTACATCTTTATACCAAAGGATTACCGTATTTAGTGAATTTCGTTTTTGGGGAGGCAGTGGGAATACTGCTAATTTTAATGTACCAACTTTAATGAATGAGCAAAATGTATTTCAGGTCTTTAAAAGAAAAGCTCAAACTATTAGTTGGTACTTTCGTGAAGCTGCTCATATTCCTCGTACAGTTCAAATCAGTACACAATCTGCGTGTAACTTAAAGCAAATTCCTGATAAATCAGTTGATTATGTTTTCACTGATCCGCCTTTCGGAGCTAATATCAACTACTCGGAAATGAATCTACTTTGGGAAAGTTGGCTTCAGCATTGGACAAATAATACAGAAGAAGCAATAGTTAATTCCGTTCAAGGTAAAGGTTATCCAGAATATAAAAATTTACTTACCAAAGCATTTTCTGAAATTAAGCGAGTCTTGAAAGATGGTAGTTGGTTAACAGTTGCTTTTCATAATTCCTCTGAAAAAGCATGGATTGTGATGCAAGAAGCTTTAGCTGATGCTGGGTTTAAAATTCAAGGAACTCAGATTTTCGACAAGAAACATGGTACTTTTAAGATGTTTGTTTCTGATAATGCTGTTGGCTATGATTTAATTATTCATTGCCAAAAATCGCAGTCATTTAAAGTTATTGATCAACCTATTGACAAATTGATAAATCAGGCAAAAGAGTTTATTAAGGAATATTTAGCCAATGGTAATTTTTTGATAAAAGACTTTTTGCACGTTGAGCGTCAGCCTGAATTTGATTACCGACGTTTATATTCAGCTTGGCTGGCTAAAACTGTACAAGAAAGTTTAGTTTCTATAGATTTTGCAACGTTTAAAGAAATAGTTGCTCAACAATTGGAGAAAAAATAA
- a CDS encoding CsbD family protein — MSLEERAKATAKNIEGKAQEALGNVTGDPEDKTEGKAKQAESEVRHAVEDVKDNVKKKLD; from the coding sequence ATGAGTTTAGAAGAAAGAGCAAAGGCTACAGCAAAAAATATTGAAGGTAAAGCACAAGAAGCATTAGGAAACGTTACTGGAGATCCAGAAGATAAAACAGAAGGTAAAGCTAAACAAGCAGAAAGCGAAGTGCGTCATGCTGTGGAAGATGTCAAAGATAATGTGAAGAAAAAGCTTGATTAA
- the uvrB gene encoding excinuclease ABC subunit UvrB produces MMEFSLKAPFTPTGDQPQAIAQLLKTIQASNRYQTLLGATGTGKTFSIAAVIEKVGKPTLVLAHNKTLAAQLCNELREFFPHNAVEYFVSYYDYYQPEAYIPVTDTYIEKTAAINDEIDMLRHSATRSLFERRDVIVVASISCIYGLGMPAEYLKAAIKLEIGMEVDQRQVLRELTSVQYSRNDVEMGRGKFRVRGDVVEIGPAYEDRIIRIEFFGDEIDAIRYIDPVTGEILSSLEKVNIYPARHFVTPEERLEIACADIAAELKSQKLKLEELGKLVEAQRIDQRTRYDIEMLREVGYCNGVENYSRHLAGRQAGEPPECLIDYFPKDWLLVIDESHVTVPQIRGMYNGDQARKKVLIDHGFRLPSAADNRPLKAEEFWQKVNQCIFVSATPGIWEVEVSEDNIVEQIIRPTGVVDPEIFVRPTEGQVDDLLGEIKDRVDKKERVLITTLTKRMAEDLTEYLEERGIKVRYLHSEINSIERIEILQDLRNGKFDVLVGVNLLREGLDLPEVSLVAIMDADKEGFLRAERSLIQTIGRAARHINGKAIMYADKLTDSMIKAIEETDRRRGIQMAYNKMHGITPQPIVKKSSNAILSFLDASRRLNASDLQVVDEHIDEFALEDIPELITVLEKQMKEAAKKMEFEEAAKLRDRIKSLRDKMLGR; encoded by the coding sequence ATTATGGAATTTAGTCTCAAAGCGCCTTTTACTCCCACAGGTGATCAACCACAGGCGATCGCTCAACTTTTGAAAACCATCCAAGCGAGTAATCGTTATCAAACTTTACTCGGTGCGACGGGAACGGGTAAGACGTTTTCTATCGCCGCAGTTATTGAAAAAGTTGGTAAACCTACCCTAGTTCTGGCACATAATAAAACCCTAGCAGCGCAGTTATGTAACGAGTTACGGGAATTTTTCCCCCATAACGCTGTTGAGTATTTCGTCAGTTATTACGACTATTACCAACCAGAAGCATACATTCCCGTTACCGATACATATATAGAAAAAACCGCAGCAATTAATGATGAAATAGATATGCTGCGACATTCTGCAACTCGTTCTCTATTTGAAAGGCGTGATGTCATAGTTGTTGCTTCCATTAGTTGTATTTACGGTTTAGGTATGCCCGCAGAATACCTTAAAGCCGCAATTAAACTAGAAATAGGTATGGAAGTTGACCAAAGACAAGTTTTAAGAGAATTAACATCTGTGCAATATAGCCGCAATGATGTAGAAATGGGACGGGGTAAATTTAGAGTTCGTGGTGATGTTGTAGAAATTGGACCAGCTTACGAAGATAGAATAATTAGAATTGAATTTTTCGGCGATGAAATTGACGCAATACGTTATATTGATCCGGTAACAGGAGAAATTCTCAGCAGTTTAGAAAAAGTGAATATCTATCCTGCACGTCACTTTGTCACCCCAGAAGAACGTTTAGAAATTGCTTGTGCAGATATCGCTGCGGAATTAAAATCACAGAAATTAAAATTAGAAGAATTAGGAAAATTAGTAGAAGCACAAAGAATAGATCAACGCACTCGTTATGATATTGAAATGTTAAGAGAAGTAGGATATTGTAACGGTGTAGAAAATTATTCTCGTCATTTAGCAGGGAGACAAGCGGGAGAACCACCAGAATGTTTAATTGATTATTTTCCTAAAGATTGGTTATTAGTAATTGATGAATCTCATGTGACTGTACCCCAAATTCGCGGAATGTACAACGGTGATCAAGCACGGAAGAAAGTGTTAATTGATCATGGTTTTCGTCTTCCTAGTGCGGCTGATAATCGTCCTTTAAAAGCTGAAGAATTTTGGCAAAAAGTCAATCAATGTATTTTCGTTTCTGCAACTCCGGGAATTTGGGAAGTTGAAGTTTCTGAAGATAATATTGTAGAACAAATTATTAGACCGACGGGAGTAGTTGATCCAGAAATTTTTGTTCGTCCCACAGAAGGTCAAGTTGATGATTTATTAGGAGAAATTAAAGATAGAGTTGATAAAAAAGAACGGGTGTTAATTACCACGTTAACTAAACGCATGGCGGAAGATTTAACAGAATATTTGGAAGAGAGAGGAATAAAGGTTAGATATTTACATTCTGAGATTAATTCTATTGAAAGAATTGAAATTTTACAAGATTTAAGAAATGGGAAGTTTGATGTTTTGGTAGGGGTGAATTTATTGCGGGAAGGTTTGGATTTACCGGAAGTTTCGTTAGTTGCTATTATGGATGCAGATAAAGAGGGTTTCTTGCGTGCAGAACGTTCGTTAATTCAAACTATTGGACGTGCAGCGCGTCATATCAACGGAAAGGCAATTATGTATGCTGATAAGTTAACAGATAGTATGATTAAAGCCATTGAGGAAACTGATAGAAGAAGGGGTATTCAAATGGCTTATAATAAAATGCACGGGATTACACCGCAACCCATTGTTAAGAAATCAAGTAATGCAATTTTATCATTTTTGGATGCTTCCCGCAGGTTGAATGCTAGTGATTTACAGGTGGTTGATGAACATATTGATGAATTTGCTTTGGAGGATATTCCTGAGTTAATTACTGTGTTGGAAAAACAGATGAAAGAAGCAGCGAAAAAGATGGAGTTTGAAGAAGCTGCTAAGTTACGAGATAGGATTAAGAGTTTAAGGGATAAAATGTTGGGTAGGTAA